Proteins co-encoded in one Pseudomonadota bacterium genomic window:
- a CDS encoding cytidylate kinase-like family protein encodes MSIVTISRGSYSRGKEIAEKLAGALGYECISREIILEASEQFNIPEIKLVRAIHDAPSVLDRFSYGKERYIAFFRAAFLKRLQKDNLVYHGLAGQVFVQKIPHILKVRIIANLEDRVNEEMKRENISAEQARQILVKDDAERRKWSMALYNLDTWDQRFYDITLHLETMGVEDAVSTILHILERSCFRTTPESRELLDNMSLSAQAEAALVNEFPKATVDAGKGVVYISIRGSLVDEKRISTKVNRLVKDIAGTKKVHINIVPHHIED; translated from the coding sequence ATGTCAATTGTTACAATATCCAGAGGATCTTACAGCAGGGGAAAGGAAATTGCTGAAAAGCTGGCCGGAGCATTAGGCTATGAATGTATTTCCCGTGAAATTATCCTCGAAGCTTCCGAGCAGTTCAATATCCCGGAAATAAAGCTTGTACGGGCAATCCATGACGCACCATCTGTTCTTGACCGCTTTTCCTATGGCAAGGAAAGATATATTGCATTCTTCCGTGCGGCTTTTTTAAAACGCCTGCAAAAGGATAATCTTGTTTATCACGGCCTGGCCGGCCAAGTCTTTGTGCAGAAAATCCCGCATATATTGAAAGTTCGTATTATCGCCAATCTGGAAGACCGGGTAAACGAAGAAATGAAACGCGAAAATATTTCGGCTGAGCAGGCCCGTCAAATACTGGTCAAAGATGATGCCGAGCGCAGAAAGTGGAGCATGGCGCTTTACAATTTAGACACATGGGACCAGCGGTTTTACGACATTACCCTGCATTTGGAGACCATGGGCGTGGAAGACGCAGTTTCAACCATCCTTCATATACTTGAGCGCTCATGTTTCCGGACAACTCCTGAAAGCCGGGAGCTGCTTGACAATATGTCACTAAGTGCCCAGGCAGAGGCTGCCCTGGTAAATGAATTCCCGAAAGCAACTGTTGATGCCGGAAAGGGGGTTGTTTATATCAGTATCCGTGGATCTCTCGTTGATGAAAAAAGGATCAGTACAAAAGTAAACCGCCTGGTCAAAGATATTGCGGGTACTAAAAAAGTACACATCAACATTGTCCCGCATCATATAGAAGATTGA
- a CDS encoding YajG family lipoprotein yields the protein MNYRIKLLFLSILLVICGCWGAIVIHPVGLDKQETINQDSIIKENLSAIGNFSEKLSVNLINIQIDKSNHTYLETMGTYFQVNYNEFTGYFIDGLSKELTKRGAVVSADSPNKIHIKLSDFRMSYKTTIGRIYFLIHVSSEDKKWEKTYNGSGTRNAGGSILLSSVVYQNIRTLLEDSEFLKQLKI from the coding sequence ATGAATTATAGAATTAAATTGCTCTTTTTAAGTATTTTGCTGGTTATCTGCGGTTGTTGGGGCGCAATTGTAATACATCCTGTTGGTTTGGATAAACAGGAAACTATAAATCAGGACAGTATTATTAAAGAGAATTTAAGTGCAATAGGAAACTTTTCTGAAAAACTGTCCGTTAATTTGATAAACATTCAGATAGATAAAAGTAATCACACATATTTGGAGACGATGGGGACATATTTTCAAGTTAATTATAACGAATTCACGGGATATTTTATTGATGGTCTTTCAAAAGAATTAACAAAAAGAGGGGCTGTTGTGTCGGCCGATAGCCCGAATAAAATTCATATTAAACTAAGCGATTTTAGGATGTCGTATAAAACTACAATAGGGCGTATATATTTTTTAATACATGTTTCCAGTGAAGATAAAAAATGGGAGAAAACTTACAATGGTTCAGGAACAAGGAATGCAGGTGGCAGTATCCTGCTGAGTTCCGTTGTATATCAAAATATTCGGACTCTTTTGGAAGATTCTGAATTTTTGAAACAACTTAAAATATAA
- a CDS encoding glycosyltransferase family 2 protein, with protein MAKVSVIIPTYNLCDMLYDTIQSVINQTEKDLEIIIVDDGSIDETKNTVKQSGDSRIKYFYKENGGTSAARNYGLERASGEFIAFLDHDDLYPKNFIEKMVAALEANPEFGLAYGGLDVILKDGKTKRFSGGHQKSGNLTIDCFKKGFVYTSSSVMRKSALFDCRYDEQLKQSYEDADFFLRLSLKTKFIFVPDTSGIRREHFENLSGKVGIRPTRILVLERFYYNLGGKIIVPKKTAYKKLSHACRKVAKYYLKENMRIASISIYKKAIKYHPADIRLYIELLKAVMLRKDNCPSWCMPRPLTIPISSVAAT; from the coding sequence ATGGCTAAAGTATCTGTGATAATCCCCACATATAATTTATGCGACATGCTATATGATACTATTCAAAGCGTCATAAATCAAACGGAGAAAGACCTGGAAATAATCATCGTAGATGATGGTTCAATTGATGAAACAAAAAATACCGTTAAACAAAGTGGTGATTCAAGGATAAAATACTTTTACAAGGAAAATGGAGGTACCTCGGCAGCCAGAAACTATGGTCTGGAACGGGCAAGTGGTGAATTTATTGCTTTTCTTGACCACGATGATCTTTACCCGAAAAATTTTATAGAAAAGATGGTTGCTGCTTTAGAGGCAAATCCTGAATTCGGTCTTGCTTACGGCGGACTTGATGTAATCCTTAAAGACGGAAAAACAAAGCGTTTCTCCGGTGGTCATCAAAAGTCAGGAAATCTTACAATTGATTGTTTTAAAAAAGGGTTTGTTTATACGTCTTCTTCGGTAATGAGAAAATCCGCTCTTTTTGATTGCAGATATGACGAGCAACTGAAGCAGTCATATGAAGATGCGGATTTTTTTTTGAGACTTTCATTAAAAACAAAGTTTATATTTGTTCCTGACACCAGCGGTATAAGGCGTGAACATTTTGAAAACCTTTCCGGCAAAGTAGGTATCAGGCCAACAAGGATTTTAGTTCTGGAAAGATTCTACTATAACCTTGGAGGTAAAATTATTGTACCAAAAAAAACGGCATATAAAAAACTTAGCCACGCATGTAGAAAAGTTGCTAAATATTATTTAAAAGAAAACATGCGAATTGCCTCCATATCAATATATAAAAAGGCTATCAAATATCATCCTGCCGACATAAGGCTATATATAGAATTGTTAAAAGCCGTTATGCTGCGAAAAGATAACTGCCCAAGTTGGTGTATGCCCAGACCCTTAACAATACCTATCTCATCAGTTGCTGCAACGTGA
- the rsgA gene encoding ribosome small subunit-dependent GTPase A, which yields MELVELGFDRWFKDQASELCEPEQRIARVTAVDRGWYTIRNEQGEVPAKATGKFMHSIKSTIDMPCVGDWVCVDYHDTDNFASIHKMLPRKSFLRRKSAGKNTEFQMIAANVDLAFIVQSCHYDFNVSRLERYLVMANEGCVEPLLILTKTDLVSADELEQLISEITDIGINAKIIAISNVTGAGLDQVKEIMSFGKTHCIVGSSGVGKSTLINKLTGHDTLKTRTVSNSGEGRHTTARRQLIVLEQGAMLIDTPGMREVGILGAIEGIDDNFDDIQELSVNCRFNNCGHTNEPECAVLKAIEGGILQQERYQNYFTLKKESEFNEMSYTDKRKKGKAFGKDVNPAMKHKDKP from the coding sequence ATGGAATTAGTCGAACTTGGTTTTGACCGTTGGTTTAAAGACCAGGCCAGTGAACTATGTGAACCTGAGCAGCGAATTGCCCGGGTAACGGCGGTTGATCGGGGCTGGTATACCATCAGGAATGAGCAGGGAGAAGTACCTGCCAAGGCAACCGGCAAATTCATGCATTCTATAAAATCAACAATTGATATGCCTTGCGTTGGTGATTGGGTCTGTGTGGATTACCACGATACTGATAATTTCGCGAGCATCCATAAGATGCTGCCAAGAAAATCATTTCTGCGTCGGAAATCTGCCGGGAAGAACACCGAGTTTCAGATGATCGCAGCAAATGTTGATTTAGCCTTCATTGTTCAATCCTGTCATTATGATTTTAATGTGAGCAGACTTGAACGCTATCTGGTGATGGCAAATGAAGGTTGTGTTGAACCATTGCTAATTCTGACCAAAACAGATTTGGTCAGTGCAGATGAACTGGAACAATTAATCTCAGAAATTACTGATATTGGGATTAACGCCAAAATTATTGCTATCAGCAATGTAACCGGAGCTGGTTTAGACCAGGTCAAAGAAATTATGAGCTTTGGAAAAACACACTGTATTGTTGGTTCCTCAGGAGTTGGTAAGTCTACGCTAATTAACAAACTCACCGGCCATGACACATTGAAAACAAGAACGGTAAGTAATTCCGGAGAAGGACGACATACTACTGCTCGCCGTCAACTTATTGTTCTTGAGCAGGGCGCAATGTTAATCGATACGCCGGGAATGCGAGAGGTAGGCATTTTGGGTGCTATCGAAGGAATAGATGACAACTTCGATGATATCCAGGAATTATCAGTGAATTGCCGATTCAACAATTGCGGACACACGAATGAACCTGAATGTGCAGTTTTAAAGGCAATTGAAGGCGGCATACTACAGCAGGAACGCTATCAAAATTATTTCACGCTCAAGAAAGAGTCAGAGTTTAACGAGATGTCATATACTGATAAACGGAAAAAAGGAAAAGCATTTGGAAAAGATGTTAACCCTGCAATGAAACATAAGGATAAACCCTGA
- a CDS encoding DUF1566 domain-containing protein yields the protein MSRFLAENETVIDTHTGLMWAKNASLFDFPMRWEEALNTIKETNLSGLYGYNDWKLPNRKELFSLISHEMINPSIPAGHPFTNVFPGYYWTSSTCVRLPNQAWYIHLGGARVFKGMKYGSYMVWPVRIADNHSKSKVFQTGQKNCFDESGVIIDCDNMGQDGECRSSLRFPKQRFTENANSIYDNATNLTWMKDANLNRNAVDWKSTFNLILQINRESKYGYNDWRVPNILELESLIDLSRHSPALPDEHMFNDVQDFYWSSTTSMYNVDYAWVLYMIDGIIGVGYKPLSEFYLWPVRGNEINTV from the coding sequence ATGAGCCGTTTTTTAGCAGAAAATGAAACTGTAATTGATACTCATACAGGTTTAATGTGGGCAAAAAATGCTTCTTTGTTTGATTTTCCTATGAGGTGGGAAGAAGCATTAAATACTATTAAAGAAACCAATCTTTCAGGACTTTATGGTTATAACGACTGGAAGCTTCCGAATCGTAAAGAATTGTTCAGCCTCATAAGCCATGAAATGATTAATCCAAGCATTCCCGCGGGTCACCCCTTTACTAATGTATTTCCCGGATACTACTGGACATCTTCAACTTGCGTCAGGTTGCCAAACCAGGCATGGTATATTCATTTAGGCGGAGCAAGAGTATTTAAAGGAATGAAATACGGTTCGTATATGGTCTGGCCGGTTCGCATTGCAGACAATCATAGCAAAAGCAAAGTGTTTCAAACCGGACAAAAAAATTGTTTTGACGAAAGTGGAGTTATTATAGATTGTGATAATATGGGACAAGATGGCGAATGCCGGTCCAGCTTGCGATTTCCCAAACAACGGTTTACAGAAAATGCTAATTCTATATATGACAATGCTACTAACCTAACATGGATGAAGGATGCAAATTTAAATAGGAACGCAGTAGATTGGAAGTCGACTTTTAACCTGATATTACAAATAAACAGGGAAAGCAAATACGGCTACAATGATTGGCGGGTTCCAAATATTCTTGAATTAGAAAGCTTAATAGATTTAAGCCGGCATTCGCCGGCATTACCGGATGAGCATATGTTTAATGATGTTCAGGACTTCTACTGGTCTTCAACAACAAGTATGTATAATGTTGATTACGCGTGGGTTTTATATATGATAGACGGTATAATAGGAGTGGGATATAAACCCTTATCGGAATTTTATCTCTGGCCTGTAAGAGGAAATGAAATAAATACCGTTTGA
- a CDS encoding SulP family inorganic anion transporter, whose translation MKFERFQNTPNSAITYLRKIFPFMRWWNFIGWDTVRADLIAGLTGAIIVLPQGVAFAMIAGLPPEYGLYTAMVVPLVAALFGSSLHLISGPTTAISIVILSSLSSIAAPGSAEYIRLAITLTFLAGVFQLAFGLARMGILVNFVSHTVIVGFTAGAAILIATSQIKHVFGLHIPGSESFFAELMNIIREIRGINPYAMIVSAGTLTCAVLFKIYRPRWPRLLIAMVIGSLIAVFIGAESHNIRLMESLPGHLPPFSMPDFSLDAIRLLSPKAFPVALIGLIEALSIARSIAAKSRQLIDSNQEFIGQGLSNIFGSFFSCYAGSGSFTRSGINYHAGAMTPLSAVFSAVFLALILLLIAPLTEYLPISAMGGVILLVAFNLIDFHNIRSIIRTSKHETAILLTTFSATLIFDLEFAIYGGVLMSLFLYLSRTAHPEVVSLIPNPDSRGQYLAQGDSQCPAFKIIRVDGPLFFGAVNHVVEFFQAIDKQLPRKSHLLIVACGINFIDITGAEMLVNEASRRRGLRGDLYLCGLKQNARDFLKRGGYLDSIGADHIFESETEAIKTIMSNIDNPECRKCKSPLFKECEHRKQFG comes from the coding sequence ATGAAATTTGAAAGATTTCAAAACACGCCGAATTCGGCAATAACTTATCTGCGGAAAATCTTCCCGTTTATGCGCTGGTGGAATTTCATCGGATGGGATACGGTTCGGGCAGATCTTATAGCGGGATTAACAGGTGCAATTATAGTTTTGCCCCAAGGAGTTGCGTTTGCAATGATTGCCGGGCTGCCCCCGGAATACGGCTTATATACTGCTATGGTGGTTCCCCTGGTCGCCGCATTGTTCGGTTCATCCCTGCACCTGATATCCGGGCCCACTACCGCCATTTCCATTGTTATTCTTTCTTCCCTTAGTTCCATCGCCGCCCCCGGCTCAGCGGAATATATCCGGCTGGCCATCACTCTCACCTTTCTGGCCGGTGTTTTTCAGTTAGCATTCGGCCTGGCACGAATGGGAATTTTGGTGAATTTTGTCTCCCATACCGTGATTGTAGGATTTACGGCCGGGGCTGCTATACTGATTGCCACCAGCCAGATAAAGCATGTGTTCGGTCTCCATATTCCGGGATCAGAATCCTTTTTTGCCGAATTAATGAATATTATTAGGGAAATCAGAGGTATAAACCCCTATGCCATGATTGTTTCCGCCGGAACTCTGACTTGCGCCGTGCTGTTTAAAATATACCGGCCCCGCTGGCCGCGGCTGCTGATTGCCATGGTCATAGGCAGTCTGATTGCTGTGTTTATTGGTGCAGAATCCCACAATATCCGGTTGATGGAAAGTCTGCCAGGCCATCTGCCGCCATTTTCAATGCCGGATTTTTCCTTAGATGCCATAAGATTACTATCGCCCAAAGCGTTTCCGGTAGCACTTATAGGTCTTATCGAAGCCCTTTCAATCGCACGTTCAATTGCGGCAAAATCCCGCCAGCTTATCGACAGCAATCAGGAGTTTATCGGCCAGGGGCTGTCCAATATTTTCGGTAGTTTTTTTTCCTGTTACGCGGGTTCCGGTTCATTTACCCGGTCCGGAATTAATTATCATGCCGGTGCGATGACACCACTGTCCGCGGTTTTTTCCGCCGTGTTCCTGGCACTGATCCTGCTTCTTATAGCACCGTTAACCGAATACCTGCCAATCTCTGCAATGGGCGGAGTGATTCTGTTGGTAGCATTTAACCTAATTGATTTTCATAATATCCGAAGTATTATCAGAACCAGCAAACATGAAACAGCAATCCTTCTTACCACATTTTCCGCCACCCTGATTTTTGATCTGGAATTTGCCATATACGGCGGCGTACTGATGTCCCTGTTTCTGTATCTTAGCCGTACCGCCCATCCTGAGGTCGTTAGCCTTATCCCCAATCCGGATTCCCGCGGGCAATATCTTGCCCAGGGCGATTCTCAGTGTCCGGCGTTTAAAATCATCCGCGTTGACGGACCCCTATTTTTTGGCGCGGTGAACCATGTCGTGGAATTTTTTCAGGCCATTGACAAACAACTCCCCCGTAAAAGCCATCTGCTGATTGTGGCCTGCGGAATCAATTTTATTGATATCACCGGTGCCGAAATGCTGGTCAATGAAGCCAGTCGCAGAAGAGGTCTTCGCGGCGATTTATACCTTTGTGGCCTCAAACAAAATGCCAGGGATTTTCTTAAGCGGGGAGGATACCTCGACAGTATTGGGGCTGATCATATTTTTGAATCGGAAACAGAAGCCATCAAAACAATCATGTCAAACATTGATAACCCCGAATGCCGAAAATGCAAATCGCCCCTTTTTAAAGAATGTGAACACAGGAAGCAATTTGGATAA